The Zingiber officinale cultivar Zhangliang chromosome 10A, Zo_v1.1, whole genome shotgun sequence genome contains a region encoding:
- the LOC122026473 gene encoding uncharacterized protein LOC122026473: MAGRRNNNNGEMGGQNNQFLEGLTALLHEQNRIHGEQIQQILQAREQGSTPRRSTPSTQPVYKQFRELGPTEFKGTTDPIAAEGWIRSLEMIFDFMQLTVVDKIRCAIFMLRDDARVWWEGARLTVDLTILTWADFKEVFYGKYFIVDNRTRLAREFLELRQGDMTVAEYVRRFERGRYFVPMITSQPVEELKHFTEGLRPAIRHDVRLSRVTTFRGAVDQALMSERDRNDMVKEAQRKRLSYQGRDQQEPGKKRSVPGQNPGKQSFKQAQPRQQIQKTQAAEGTGVRAKNKVRCSKCEKIHAGQCLTGTDVCYMCKKSGHFTRECPLLTEPTKGRVFAMTQEQVDLDTAIITGMIYIANIPARVLIDSGATHSFISEAYLTKLGVIPERMVAGYSVSLPSGEELHSNRMVKNCQMMMQDHMVGARFIVLEMTEFDVILGMDWLVQHEAVIDCKQRTVKLKVPNEKLLIFQEASQIAVPHMISMCKARRMLSKGCEGLLVHISVKSGTQRPSLEEVEIARDFSEVFPEDVTGLPPAREVEFGIELVPGTTPVSKAPYRLAPTEMKELKGQLQELLDKGFIRPSVSPWGAPVLFVRKKDGTML, encoded by the coding sequence ATGGCTGGTAGAAGGAACAACAACAACGGAGAGATGGGCGGTCAGAACAACCAGTTTCTAGAAGGACTTACCGCACTTCTACATGAGCAGAACCGCATTCATGGGGAACAGATTCAACAAATATTGCAGGCTAGGGAGCAGGGGAGCACCCCCAGACGTTCTACACCTAGTACGCAACCAGTCTACAAGCAGTTTCGGGAGCTTGGACCGACGGAGTTTAAAGGCACCACAGACCCAATCGCTGCCGAGGGATGGATTCGGTCTCTGGAAATGATATTTGACTTCATGCAGCTCACAGTTGTGGACAAGATCAGGTGTGCGATATTCATGCTCCGGGATGATGCTCGAGTATGGTGGGAGGGTGCGCGGCTGACTGTAGATCTGACTATTTTGACTTGGGCTGATTTTAAGGAGGTATTCTATGGGAAGTATTTCATAGTTGACAACAGGACACGACTGGCACGGGAATTCTTGGAGCTTCGTCAGGGAGATATGACGGTGGCGGAGTATGTCAGGAGGTTCGAGAGAGGACGTTATTTCGTACCTATGATTACCAGCCAACCAGTCGAAGAATTGAAGCACTTCACCGAAGGGTTGAGGCCGGCTATTCGCCATGATGTCAGGCTGAGTCGGGTCACCACATTCAGAGGGGCAGTTGACCAAGCACTGATGTCCGAAAGAGACAGAAATGACATGGTCAAGGAAGCTCAGAGAAAGAGATTGAGTTATCAGGGACGGGATCAGCAGGAGCCGGGAAAAAAGAGGTCAGTTCCTGGTCAGAATCCAGGAAAGCAGTCATTTAAGCAGGCGCAGCCGCGGCAGCAAATTCAGAAGACACAAGCAGCTGAAGGCACTGGTGTCAGGGCTAAAAACAAGGTTCGCTGTTCTAAGTGCGAGAAGATTCACGCTGGGCAGTGTTTGACGGGTACAGATGTTTGCTATATGTGTAAGAAGTCAGGACACTTCACAAGAGAATGTCCACTGCTCACGGAGCCAACCAAAGGGAGAGTATTTGCGATGACTCAAGAGCAGGTGGACCTGGACACAGCTATTATCACAGGTATGATTTATATCGCCAATATTCCAGCCCGTGTATTAATAGATTCCGGAGCTACACACTCCTTTATATCTGAGGCTTACCTCACAAAACTGGGCGTTATACCTGAACGAATGGTTGCGGGATATAGTGTTTCATTACCGTCAGGGGAGGAATTGCATAGCAACAGGATGGTAAAGAACTGTCAGATGATGATGCAAGATCATATGGTGGGCGCGAGGTTCATCGTGTTGGAAATGACAGAGTTTGATgtgatccttggcatggattggctggtTCAGCACGAGGCAGTCATCGATTGTAAACAGCGGACGGTTAAGTTGAAGGTACCAAATGAAAAACTCCTCATTTTTCAAGAAGCTTCACAGATAGCTGTTCCCCACATGATCTCCATGTGCAAAGCTCGACGAATGTTAAGTAAGGGATGTGAGGGGCTTTTAGTTCACATCTCGGTTAAGTCGGGGACACAACGACCAAGTCTGGAGGAAGTGGAAATAGCCCGAGACTTCTCAGAGGTGTTTCCAGAGGATGTTACGGGTCTACCCCCGGCTCGGGAGGTGGAATTCGGAATAGAACTAGTACCGGGGACTACGCCGGTGTCAAAAGCACCCTATCGGTTGGCGCCTACCGAAATGAAAGAGTTGAAGGGGCAGTTGCAGGAATTGCTGGACAAGGGTTTTATACGACCAAGCGTGTCACCATGGGGAGCCCCGGTGTTATTCGTACGCAAGAAAGATGGGACCatgctgtag